One Bombus fervidus isolate BK054 chromosome 2, iyBomFerv1, whole genome shotgun sequence DNA segment encodes these proteins:
- the Coq9 gene encoding ubiquinone biosynthesis protein COQ9, mitochondrial isoform X2: MSMILDGARKPSVLVICNNFSLCTKGAESIGYPGIIHRLFPNRGADLVHYFYLTCNKELNKILEEKALTVEEKPTKETKILELQVYNAVETRLRMVIPYKKTWPQALALMALPPNVPMSLANLLTLVDDICYYAGDRSVDMNWYTRRVVLAGIYKTTELYMLQDNSEDHQKTWNFLERRIKDATQIHTILTSDMALPDLNRASETASAAFVTARNILGLNWNR, translated from the exons ATGTCCATGATCTTGGATGGAGCCAGGAAGCCATCAGTGCtggtaatttgtaataatttttca ttATGTACCAAAGGTGCTGAGTCTATTGGCTACCCTGGGATAATTCATAGATTGTTCCCTAATCGAGGAGCAGACTTggttcattatttttatttaacatgcAATAAGGAATTGAATAAAATCCTTGAAGAAAAAGCTCTTACTGTTGAAGAGAAACCTACTAAAGAGACAAAGATATTAGAATTACAAGTATACAATGCTGTTGAGACAAGACTCAGAATGGTGATTCCATATAAAAAGACATGGCCACAAGCATTAGCTCTTATGGCTCTACCACCAAACGTACCAATGTCACTAGCTAATTTACTCACTTTAGTGGACGATATTTGCTATTATGCTGGTGATAGATCAGTTGAT ATGAACTGGTATACTAGAAGAGTAGTATTAGCAGGTATTTATAAAACTACCGAATTGTATATGTTACAAGATAATAGCGAAGATCATCAGAAAACTTGGAATTTCTTGGAAAGACGAATAAAAGATGCAACACAAATTCATACAATTTTAACTTCTGATATGGCATTACCAGATTTAAATCGTGCTAGTGAAACAGCAAGTGCTGCTTTTGTTACA
- the Coq9 gene encoding ubiquinone biosynthesis protein COQ9, mitochondrial isoform X1, with the protein MAMSSILLMRKGLSVNGFRRLWTCKVLLADQSENDQQQLNQEHSKESEEEYEKNIKINILAASLKYVHDLGWSQEAISAGAESIGYPGIIHRLFPNRGADLVHYFYLTCNKELNKILEEKALTVEEKPTKETKILELQVYNAVETRLRMVIPYKKTWPQALALMALPPNVPMSLANLLTLVDDICYYAGDRSVDMNWYTRRVVLAGIYKTTELYMLQDNSEDHQKTWNFLERRIKDATQIHTILTSDMALPDLNRASETASAAFVTARNILGLNWNR; encoded by the exons GTTTTAGGCGTTTATGGACTTGTAAAGTACTACTCGCAGATCAATCCGAAAATGATCAGCAGCAATTAAATCAGGAACATAGTAAAGAAAGTGAAGAGGAATATgagaagaatattaaaataaacattctTGCTGCATCTTTAAAATATGTCCATGATCTTGGATGGAGCCAGGAAGCCATCAGTGCtg GTGCTGAGTCTATTGGCTACCCTGGGATAATTCATAGATTGTTCCCTAATCGAGGAGCAGACTTggttcattatttttatttaacatgcAATAAGGAATTGAATAAAATCCTTGAAGAAAAAGCTCTTACTGTTGAAGAGAAACCTACTAAAGAGACAAAGATATTAGAATTACAAGTATACAATGCTGTTGAGACAAGACTCAGAATGGTGATTCCATATAAAAAGACATGGCCACAAGCATTAGCTCTTATGGCTCTACCACCAAACGTACCAATGTCACTAGCTAATTTACTCACTTTAGTGGACGATATTTGCTATTATGCTGGTGATAGATCAGTTGAT ATGAACTGGTATACTAGAAGAGTAGTATTAGCAGGTATTTATAAAACTACCGAATTGTATATGTTACAAGATAATAGCGAAGATCATCAGAAAACTTGGAATTTCTTGGAAAGACGAATAAAAGATGCAACACAAATTCATACAATTTTAACTTCTGATATGGCATTACCAGATTTAAATCGTGCTAGTGAAACAGCAAGTGCTGCTTTTGTTACA